The Apostichopus japonicus isolate 1M-3 chromosome 20, ASM3797524v1, whole genome shotgun sequence nucleotide sequence TCTTCCCACGATGCCTATTTTtatattaagaaaatgaaaatatgttattttttatcacatatttcccCCCATCTACCTTGCTAACTTACTCTGActcgcaacccccccccccccttccccctcctccctcgCTCTCGCCAGGGATGGATTAACCAAGTTCACGAAGCAAGAGCTCACCTACAAATTTTAACCGTAACCATGGATTAGTCAACCGAAAGCCTCATGTGTATTCCATACTAAAAACGAGCTCACCGATCCCTATAACTTTACACTGTTTTGGTACACAAACAGGGATGATTTTTACTTGAATTTTTCTTTCGCGCAATCTCTGCGAATGAGCCAAAATTTCGGCAAAACAATTCTTTTAGACCGGCACGATGAAAATTCATAGTGGGCCCTAAACTCtccgcaaattgacgagttaaATAATTTAGTGGAGAATACTAAAATTGTCCACTACGATAGTAGCATTCTGTTAAATTGTCTGATAAACTTGTAGATATGATATCACCTGCTGAAGAATATATTAACGAGAAGTTTCTTGTCAATTAACTGAAGAATTGGTAACTATGGTCTCGGCAAAAAATGAAGCCATTACTAAATAAAGATGTTCTCTTGTTTTCATAGTGTCTTCTGAAGTACCCAAGTATGATAACGAAGATCGTTATAACGCGTCTGTGGAATACATCCCTCTCGGAGCCCAGTACACACGATGGGGAAAGCCCTTCTGTAGAGAGGATGCTGAACTTATTTATGAAGGTAAAACAAGTTGAGAAACAGGAACACAAGTTGCTGACATATTGCATTTgcttaaataaatttatatcatcaaTTAACGAAACACCGTAGCTAAATAGGAATTAAGTATTTCTCAAACGTGTTTTACAGACTAGTTAGTTGAATTTAACATCTAATTATAAAGATAATTATCTAAGTCCGTATAACTATAAGTAAATGTACgtactgtgtgtgtatttgtgtatatatgtatatttgtaggTACGTACGTACGCATTATTTACTCGACTGTCGTTTGAATTGATACAGGGGTCATGGCAGGAGCTCACTACAACCATGCTGGCGGGGCTTCCAATTATCTATGCCTATCCAAAGATCCTATTTTTGACGAGCCGGTGGCAGGCTTTCAGCACAACGCTTTTCTCTATGGTACGGAATACGAGACCAGTGCTTCACAATCACTACCTCACTTACAGAATTCAGAAGCACCTTGTGCTGTGTGTCTAGCACCTGCAAGGACCATCATTCTCATGGTTCCAGGGCGCACCGAGTGCCCCACCGGGGAAAGAGGTGAGTCTTGGTATCGCGGATAAACTGATACATATCTTGGCAATCATTCATAATCTCTTCCGGCCGTGATCGATACGGTTTATATCCTCGTCATGCCGATATTATATATTAAGCCGTTGCACAAATATTTCGCGTTGTTTAGCAAAGAACAAACCGGTTATAATCGGTGAACAGCAAACTTTTCTAGTTAACCAATAACAATAGGCATGGAAGTTTTGCGCTGTCTGCTCTTTGTAGCTGAACAAGATGTAAATGaaagttgaatatatatatatatatatatatatatatatatatatatatatatatatatatatatatatatatatatatataaatatatatatatatatatatatataaatatatatatatatatatatatatatatatatatatatatatatatatatatatatatatatataaggcccGGGTtggaatcccggtggaggctggaagtttttcactgttcttgattttccaacccattacgattttcatttatatatagacatatatatatatatatatatatgtgtgtgtgtgtgtatatgtatatatatatatatttatatatatatgtatatatatatatatatttatatatatatatatatatatatatatatatatatacggattTTCTACGTTACACGTTGCATGGTTACCGTATGTATTTATGctttccatttcattttttacccCATAGACTGGACTCTGGAATACAAGGGAGTACTCATGTCACAGCTCCACTCGCAATCTCGCACTGAGTACATCTGTGTCGATGCTGAAGCTCAAGGGATAGCCCGGACTTCCGGGGACCATAATGGAGCTTTACTATACATTGTTGAGGCAACCTGCGTTACAGGAGGAGGGTTACCATGTCCACCTTACACTGAAGGTTATGAAGTGACCTGCGCTGTCTGCTCTTTGTAGCTGAACAAGATGTAAATGAAAGTTGAATTGCTTTTGAATTTATTTGTCGCAAATCCTCAAACGTGGTTGTATAAGTTCCAGAAATTTGCCTGCAGGGGTGGGCACAAAAAAATTACCTAACATATGTGGCTAAAATGTTTCCTGGGGAGCTTATACCATAGAGGGTGTCTTCTACGTAGTACAAAACAGTGCTTCAGAACGAGCAAAAATATATCTAGATAAgaactttgttttctgttttgcGGTAAATCCCCCctgtac carries:
- the LOC139961712 gene encoding uncharacterized protein; translated protein: MAYFINIILILMTLCGSNLSARLDNSAEKVKLRERRSSGTPQDVSTVADMSTLMQSQSNFQSAYFLGQCLMCPPGKQGANGLRGERGMPGRDGRDAILFGSSPVSSEVPKYDNEDRYNASVEYIPLGAQYTRWGKPFCREDAELIYEGVMAGAHYNHAGGASNYLCLSKDPIFDEPVAGFQHNAFLYGTEYETSASQSLPHLQNSEAPCAVCLAPARTIILMVPGRTECPTGERDWTLEYKGVLMSQLHSQSRTEYICVDAEAQGIARTSGDHNGALLYIVEATCVTGGGLPCPPYTEGYEVTCAVCSL